TTGATATGTGTAAAAGTCAGAAGCAGAAACCCCGGCACTGGGCCGGGGCTTCTTTGCATCCTTACAACCTTAAACCAGCGCAGCGATCGCGGCGTTGAAGGTGTTGCTCGGGCGCATGGCCTTGCTGATCAGCTCGGCATTGGCGTGGTAGTAACCGCCGATGTCCACTGGCTTGCCCTGAACGGCGTTGAGCTCGGCAACGATGGTCGCTTCGTTCTCGGTCAGGGTTTTGGCCAGTTCGCCAAACTGCGCTTGCAGTGCAGCGTCTTCGGTCTGGGCGGCCAGGGCTTGAGCCCAGTACAGCGCCAGGTAGAAGTGGCTGCCGCGGTTGTCGATGTTGCCGACTTTACGCGATGGCGACTTGTTGTTATCCAGGAACTGGCCAGTGGCCTGATCCAGGGTCTTGGCCAGCACCAGCGCTTTAGGGTTGTTGTAGGTAACACCCAGATGTTCGAGGGAAGCGGCCAGGGCCAGGAACTCGCCCAGGGAATCCCAGCGCAGGAAATTTTCTTCCAGCAGCTGCTGAACGTGCTTCGGTGCCGAACCGCCGGCGCCGGTTTCGAACAGGCCACCGCCGTTCATCAGCGGAACGATCGACAGCATCTTGGCGCTGGTGCCCAGTTCCATGATCGGGAACAGGTCGGTCAGGTAGTCGCGCAATACGTTGCCGGTCACCGAAATGGTGTCCTTGCCTTCGCGAGTACGGTCCAGGGTGAACTTCATCGCGTCGACAGGCGACATGATGCGGATGTCCAAGCCAGAAGTGTCGTGATCCTTCAGGTACGCCTGAACTTTCTCGATCACTACGCCGTCGTGGGCGCGCATTGGGTCCAGCCAGAAAATGGCCGGAGTTGCGCTTGCACGGGCACGGTTGACGGCCAGTTTGACCCAATCCTGGATCGGCGCGTCTTTGGTCTGGCACATGCGGAAGATGTCGCCGGCTTCAACCGACTGTTCCAACAGGGTGCGGCCAGCGCTGTCGGAAACCCGAACCACGCCGTTTGCCTTGATCTGGAAAGTCTTGTCGTGCGAGCCGTACTCTTCGGCTTTCTTCGCCATCAGGCCAACGTTTGGCACGCTGCCCATGGTGGTTGGATCGAAGGCGCCGTTTGCCTTGCAGTCTTCGATCACCGCCTGGTAGATGGTGGCGTAGCAGCGATCCGGGATCACGGCCTTGGTGTCGTGCAGCTGGCCGTCGGTGCCCCACATCTTGCCGGAGTCACGGATCATCGCTGGCATCGAGGCGTCGACGATGACGTCGCTCGGCACGTGTAGGTTGGTGATGCCTTTGTCGGAGTTGACCATGGCCAACGACGGACGAACGGCGTAGACCGCCTGGATGTCCGCTTCGATCTGCGCTTGTTGCTCGGCAGGCAAAGCCTTGATGCGAGCGTACAAGTCGCCGATGCCGTTGTTCAGGTTGAAACCGATCTGAGCCAGCACGTCAGCGTGCTTGGCCAGGGCGTCTTTATAGAACTCGGCAACGATCTGGCCGAACAT
This genomic stretch from Pseudomonas wuhanensis harbors:
- a CDS encoding NADP-dependent isocitrate dehydrogenase, translating into MPTRSKIIYTFTDEAPALATYSLLPIVEAFTASADIAVETRDISLAGRILASFPEQLGDKAVADHLAELGDLAVTPEANIIKLPNISASVPQLQAAIKELQAQGFALPDYPETVTSDADKLAKSRYDKIKGSAVNPVLREGNSDRRAPLSVKNYARKHPHKMGAWAKDSKSHVAHMSTGDFYGSEKAALIDAADAVKIELIAQDGTTTVLKEKTTVQAGEILDCAVMSKNALRSFIAAEIEDAKQKGVLLSVHLKATMMKVSDPIMFGQIVAEFYKDALAKHADVLAQIGFNLNNGIGDLYARIKALPAEQQAQIEADIQAVYAVRPSLAMVNSDKGITNLHVPSDVIVDASMPAMIRDSGKMWGTDGQLHDTKAVIPDRCYATIYQAVIEDCKANGAFDPTTMGSVPNVGLMAKKAEEYGSHDKTFQIKANGVVRVSDSAGRTLLEQSVEAGDIFRMCQTKDAPIQDWVKLAVNRARASATPAIFWLDPMRAHDGVVIEKVQAYLKDHDTSGLDIRIMSPVDAMKFTLDRTREGKDTISVTGNVLRDYLTDLFPIMELGTSAKMLSIVPLMNGGGLFETGAGGSAPKHVQQLLEENFLRWDSLGEFLALAASLEHLGVTYNNPKALVLAKTLDQATGQFLDNNKSPSRKVGNIDNRGSHFYLALYWAQALAAQTEDAALQAQFGELAKTLTENEATIVAELNAVQGKPVDIGGYYHANAELISKAMRPSNTFNAAIAALV